In the Sus scrofa isolate TJ Tabasco breed Duroc chromosome 6, Sscrofa11.1, whole genome shotgun sequence genome, one interval contains:
- the MTFR1L gene encoding mitochondrial fission regulator 1-like isoform X1, translating to MEANVTIPIWQNKPHGAARSVVRRIGTNLPLKPCPRASFETLPNLSDLCLRDVPPVPTLADIAWIAADEEETYARVRSDTRPLRHTWKPSPLMVIQRNASVPNLRGSEERLLALKKPALPALSRTTELQDELSHLRSQIAKIVAADAASASLTPDFLSPGSSNVSSPLPCFGSSFHSTTSFVISDITEETEVEVPELPSVPLLCSASPECCKPEYKATCSSSEEDDCVSLSKASSFADMMGILKDFHRMKQSQDLNRSLLKEEDPAILISEVLRRKFALKEEDMSRKGN from the exons ATGGAAGCCAATGTG ACCATCCCAATCTGGCAAAACAAGCCGCATGGGGCTGCTCGAAGTGTAGTGAGAAGAATCGGGACCAACCTGCCCCTGAAACCATGTCCTCGGGCATCCTTTGAG ACCCTGCCCAACCTCTCTGACCTCTGTCTGAGGGATGTGCCCCCAGTCCCTACTCTGGCTGACATCGCCTGGATTGCTGCAGATGAAGAGGAGACTTATGCCCGGGTCAG GAGTGATACCCGCCCCCTGAGGCACACCTGGAAGCCCAGCCCTCTGATGGTCATACAGCGCAACGCCTCAGTGCCCAACCTGCGTGGGTCTGAGGAGAGGCTCCTGGCCTTGAAGAAGCCAGCCCTGCCAGCCCTAAGCCGCACCACAGAGCTGCAGGATGAGCTGAGCCACCTGCGTAGCCAGATTGCTAAAATAGTGGCAGCTGATGCAG cttCGGCTTCATTAACGCCAGATTTCTTATCTCCAGGAAGTTCAAATGTCTCTTCTCCCTTACCTTGTTTTGGATCCTCATTCCACTCTACAACTTCCTTTGTCATTAGTGACATCACCGAGGAGACCGAGGTAGAGGTCCCTGAGCTTCCATCAGTCCCCCTGCTTTGTTCTGCCAGCCCTGAATGTTGCAAACCAGAATACAAAGCTACCTGCAGTTCGTCTGAAGAGGATGACTGCGTCTCTCTGTCCAAGGCCAGCAGCTTTGCAGATATGATGGGTATCCTAAAGGACTTTCACCGGATGAAGCAGAGCCAAGACCT GAACCGGAGTTTACTGAAGGAGGAAGACCCTGCCATCCTTATTTCTGAGGTCCTTAGAAGGAAGTTTGCTCTGAAGGAGGAAGATATGagtagaaaaggaaactga
- the MTFR1L gene encoding mitochondrial fission regulator 1-like isoform X2, whose product MEANVTIPIWQNKPHGAARSVVRRIGTNLPLKPCPRASFETLPNLSDLCLRDVPPVPTLADIAWIAADEEETYARVRSDTRPLRHTWKPSPLMVIQRNASVPNLRGSEERLLALKKPALPALSRTTELQDELSHLRSQIAKIVAADAGSSNVSSPLPCFGSSFHSTTSFVISDITEETEVEVPELPSVPLLCSASPECCKPEYKATCSSSEEDDCVSLSKASSFADMMGILKDFHRMKQSQDLNRSLLKEEDPAILISEVLRRKFALKEEDMSRKGN is encoded by the exons ATGGAAGCCAATGTG ACCATCCCAATCTGGCAAAACAAGCCGCATGGGGCTGCTCGAAGTGTAGTGAGAAGAATCGGGACCAACCTGCCCCTGAAACCATGTCCTCGGGCATCCTTTGAG ACCCTGCCCAACCTCTCTGACCTCTGTCTGAGGGATGTGCCCCCAGTCCCTACTCTGGCTGACATCGCCTGGATTGCTGCAGATGAAGAGGAGACTTATGCCCGGGTCAG GAGTGATACCCGCCCCCTGAGGCACACCTGGAAGCCCAGCCCTCTGATGGTCATACAGCGCAACGCCTCAGTGCCCAACCTGCGTGGGTCTGAGGAGAGGCTCCTGGCCTTGAAGAAGCCAGCCCTGCCAGCCCTAAGCCGCACCACAGAGCTGCAGGATGAGCTGAGCCACCTGCGTAGCCAGATTGCTAAAATAGTGGCAGCTGATGCAG GAAGTTCAAATGTCTCTTCTCCCTTACCTTGTTTTGGATCCTCATTCCACTCTACAACTTCCTTTGTCATTAGTGACATCACCGAGGAGACCGAGGTAGAGGTCCCTGAGCTTCCATCAGTCCCCCTGCTTTGTTCTGCCAGCCCTGAATGTTGCAAACCAGAATACAAAGCTACCTGCAGTTCGTCTGAAGAGGATGACTGCGTCTCTCTGTCCAAGGCCAGCAGCTTTGCAGATATGATGGGTATCCTAAAGGACTTTCACCGGATGAAGCAGAGCCAAGACCT GAACCGGAGTTTACTGAAGGAGGAAGACCCTGCCATCCTTATTTCTGAGGTCCTTAGAAGGAAGTTTGCTCTGAAGGAGGAAGATATGagtagaaaaggaaactga
- the AUNIP gene encoding aurora kinase A and ninein-interacting protein, translating to MRRRGPEEEEEACGVWLDAAALKRRKAQTHLIKSSTKMLTLFPGERKTKISFTQRSHPPAGTRQTSIASFFTLQPGKTNGGDQKNVSSHIESQANKESKEDAVQLDHLIQGLEDDCMAPPLATSTPADIQEATRLSPKSLRTNCHHETGIPCLTVLSLFQPDTLVHAKEGKASLACSFTQDMKNPCLLDQKEGEDSSWKRDWLHGSKKNNYQSVERDSKTPGRKRHQLLDKTNLENVSSKTNSQSPVLQTYKEFWTGADTAVKQSPCPPPVFSWDSEKNDKDSWSQLFTEDSQGQRVIAHNSRAPFRDVTNDQNQGLGQLPNSPWAQGQDRTTQLNLQPDLLFTQDSEGNQVIRH from the exons aCACATTTAATCAAGTCAAGCACCAAAATGCTAACACTCTTTCCTGGAGAGAGAAAGACTAAGATTTCTTTCACTCAAAGAAGTCATCCACCTGCAGGCACTCGGCAGACCAGCATTGCTTCCTTCTTCACCTTGCAGCCAG GAAAGACAAATGGTGGTGACCAGAAAAATGTTTCATCTCATATAGAAAGTCAGGCCAACAAAGAGTCTAAGGAAGATGCAGTCCAGCTAGACCATCTGATCCAGGGCTTGGAGGATGATTGCATGGCACCCCCTTTAGCCACTTCAACCCCTGCAGACATCCAGGAAGCTACTAGACTTTCTCCGAAGTCCCTCCGGACTAACTGCCACCATGAAACAGGAATCCCATGCTTGACTGTGCTGTCTTTGTTCCAGCCTGATACCTTAGTCCATGCTAAAGAGGGTAAAGCCTCACTGGCTTGCTCCTTCACCCAAGACATGAAGAATCCTTGCTTGCTGGACCAAAAGGAGGGAGAAGATTCTTCTTGGAAAAGGGACTGGCTTCATGGATCCAAGAAAAATAACTATCAGAGTGTGGAGAGAGACAGTAAAACACCTGGGCGCAAGCGCCATCAGCTCTTGGACAAGACTAACTTGGAAAATGTGTCTTCCAAGACAAACAGCCAGTCCCCTGTCCTTCAAACATACAAGGAATTCTGGACTGGAGCAGACACAGCAGTGAAACAAAGCCCCTGTCCTCCTCCTGTGTTTTCCTGGGACAGTGAAAAGAATGACAAGGACTCCTGGAGCCAGCTTTTTACTGAGGATTCTCAAGGCCAGAGGGTCATAGCCCACAACTCTAGAGCTCCTTTCCGAGATGTAACCAATGACCAGAATCAGGGCTTAGGGCAGCTTCCTAACAGCCCTTGGGCTCAGGGCCAGGATAGGACCACTCAGTTAAATCTGCAGCCTGATTTGCTCTTTACCCAGGACTCTGAAGGTAATCAAGTTATCAGGCACTAA